The following proteins are encoded in a genomic region of Nicotiana sylvestris chromosome 4, ASM39365v2, whole genome shotgun sequence:
- the LOC138890432 gene encoding uncharacterized protein produces MKEEMYKLKQQMAEMYQAWAKGQPPSAYPANPTFTPPPAQPQDHPATDLSPSFPIYQHYRGTTSHTPQSPPPKRIPYPPLPVTLVFVAPPPATLHKYPSEPIFQAQDNQYYPSEPTFKAPETHSYTPRFDFPVEADKPSKNPEQEEMFRKVKSLEQSFRYIRGLGGQVSVAYKDLCLFLNVQLPAGFKMPKFDLYNGHGDPVTHLRGFCSNMRGAGGKDELLMAYFSQSLSG; encoded by the coding sequence atgaaagaagagatgtacaaattgaaacaacaaatggccgaaatgtatcaggcctgggctaaaggacaaccACCATCAGCTTACCcggctaaccctaccttcactccaccaccggctcaacctcaggatcatcctgccaccgatctatccccgagctttcccatttaccaacactaccggggcaccacttctcatacgccacagTCTCCACCCCCTAAACGAATTCCATATCCTCCTCTACCAGTAACTcttgtcttcgtagcacctccaccagctacactccacaaatatCCTAGCGAGCCaatattccaggcccaggacaaccaatactacccctcggagcccactttcaaagctccagaaacccattcctatactcctcgctttgacTTCCCGgtagaagctgataaaccatccaaaaatcctgaacaggaagagatgttcaggaaagtcaaaagcttagaacaatcattcaggtACATACGGGGATTGGGAGgacaagtaagtgtggcctacaaggacctatgtctattTCTGAatgtgcaattgccggcaggtttcaagatgcccaagttcgatctatacaatgggcacggtgatccggtaacccacttgaggggtttttgcagcaataTGAGGGGAGcgggaggaaaggatgaattgttaatggcttacttcagtcagagtttgagtggataa